One window of the Streptomyces sp. NBC_00259 genome contains the following:
- the moeZ gene encoding adenylyltransferase/sulfurtransferase MoeZ produces MSLPPLVEPAAELTVDEVRRYSRHLIIPDVGMDGQKRLKNAKVLCVGAGGLGSPALMYLAAAGVGTLGIVEFDEVDESNLQRQIIHSQADIGRSKAESARDSVKGINPYVNVVLHEERLEAENVMDIFSQYDLIVDGTDNFATRYLVNDACVLLNKPYVWGSIYRFDGQASVFWSEHGPCYRCLYPEPPPPGMVPSCAEGGVLGVLCASIGSIQVNEAIKLLAGIGDPLVGRLMIYDALEMQYRQVKVRKDPDCAVCGENPTVTELIDYEAFCGVVSEEAQEAALGSTITPKQLKEWIDDGESIDIIDVREPNEYEIVSIPGARLIPKNEFLMGNALQGLPQDKKIVLHCKTGVRSAEVLAVLKSAGFADAVHVGGGVIGWVNQIEPDKPVY; encoded by the coding sequence GTGTCGCTGCCACCCCTGGTCGAGCCGGCTGCCGAGCTCACCGTAGACGAGGTCCGCAGGTACTCCCGCCACCTGATCATCCCGGATGTCGGGATGGACGGACAGAAGCGGCTGAAGAACGCCAAGGTGCTCTGTGTGGGCGCCGGTGGCCTCGGCTCGCCGGCGCTGATGTACCTGGCCGCGGCCGGTGTCGGCACCCTCGGCATCGTGGAGTTCGACGAGGTCGACGAGTCGAACCTGCAGCGGCAGATCATCCACAGCCAGGCGGACATCGGCCGCTCCAAGGCCGAGTCCGCGCGTGACAGCGTCAAGGGCATCAACCCGTACGTCAACGTGGTCCTTCACGAAGAGCGGCTCGAGGCCGAGAACGTGATGGACATCTTCAGCCAGTACGACCTCATCGTCGACGGCACGGACAACTTCGCCACGCGCTACCTGGTGAACGACGCGTGCGTGCTGCTGAACAAGCCCTATGTGTGGGGCTCGATCTACCGGTTCGACGGCCAGGCGTCCGTCTTCTGGTCCGAGCACGGTCCGTGCTACCGCTGCCTGTACCCGGAGCCCCCGCCGCCGGGCATGGTCCCCTCCTGCGCCGAGGGCGGCGTGCTGGGCGTGCTCTGCGCCTCCATCGGCTCCATCCAGGTCAACGAGGCCATCAAGCTGCTCGCCGGCATCGGGGACCCGCTGGTCGGGCGACTGATGATCTACGACGCCCTGGAGATGCAGTACCGCCAGGTCAAGGTCCGCAAGGACCCGGACTGCGCGGTCTGCGGTGAGAACCCGACCGTCACCGAGCTCATCGACTACGAGGCCTTCTGCGGCGTCGTGTCGGAGGAGGCACAGGAGGCGGCCCTCGGCTCGACGATCACTCCCAAGCAGCTCAAGGAGTGGATCGACGACGGCGAGAGCATCGACATCATCGATGTCCGTGAGCCCAACGAGTACGAGATCGTCTCCATCCCGGGCGCCCGGCTGATCCCGAAGAACGAGTTCCTGATGGGCAACGCCCTCCAGGGCCTGCCGCAGGACAAGAAGATCGTCCTGCACTGCAAGACGGGTGTCCGCAGTGCGGAAGTCCTCGCCGTGCTCAAGTCGGCGGGCTTCGCGGACGCGGTGCACGTCGGCGGTGGAGTGATCGGCTGGGTCAACCAGATCGAACCGGACAAGCCGGTCTACTAG
- a CDS encoding alpha/beta hydrolase — protein MSLRTRSVAAAVALALAGGALTACDTGGGPEAGGKGGDTPPATPVQEGDAARGLPDALAKQRPDWKPCEGEDGWTCASVKVPLDYDAPDGETISIALIRRPAQGKGRRLGSLLFNFGGPGASGVGLLPRASVEYEKLNSRYDLVSFDPRGVSESSGVVCRNDAGMEDAATRVDLTPDTAAEEAAYFEDAKDFGQGCEQRAGKLLAHVGTANAARDMDLVRHVLGDRKLNYFGISYGTQLGGTYAHLFPGNVGRTVLDAVVDPTADAFGHARNQTTGFQRALDNYLESRGEDATEGTARIAALLARIDRKSLPADDDRELNQSLALTGIVLSLYSESMWPDLTEGLEEAERRGRGSKLLALADAYNDRTESGTYGTQSHSQRAISCVDTKQRPTPAQAKALLPEFRKISPVFGPFLAWDTAGWCAQWPVPGERDTTDASAKGAGPILVVGTTGDPATPYEGARRMADALGKGVGVLLTNKGEGHGGYSPSNTCVAKIVDDYLLDGKVPADGGTCG, from the coding sequence ATGTCCTTGCGTACGAGGTCGGTGGCGGCAGCCGTCGCGCTGGCACTGGCCGGCGGGGCGCTGACGGCCTGTGACACGGGCGGCGGTCCCGAGGCGGGCGGCAAGGGCGGGGACACACCGCCGGCCACTCCGGTGCAGGAGGGCGACGCCGCGCGGGGGCTGCCCGACGCGCTCGCGAAGCAGCGGCCCGACTGGAAGCCCTGCGAGGGCGAGGACGGCTGGACCTGCGCCTCGGTGAAGGTGCCGCTCGACTACGACGCCCCGGACGGCGAGACGATCTCCATCGCGCTGATCCGCCGCCCGGCACAGGGGAAGGGCAGGCGCCTCGGCTCCCTGCTGTTCAACTTCGGCGGCCCCGGCGCCTCCGGCGTCGGTCTGCTCCCCCGCGCCTCCGTGGAGTACGAGAAGCTCAACTCCCGCTACGACCTGGTCAGTTTCGACCCCCGGGGCGTGTCGGAGAGTTCGGGCGTGGTCTGCCGCAACGACGCGGGCATGGAGGATGCCGCGACCCGGGTCGATCTCACCCCTGACACCGCCGCCGAGGAAGCGGCCTACTTCGAGGACGCCAAGGACTTCGGGCAGGGCTGCGAGCAACGCGCCGGCAAGCTCCTCGCACACGTCGGCACGGCGAACGCCGCCCGTGACATGGACCTCGTCCGCCATGTCCTGGGCGACCGCAAGCTCAACTACTTCGGCATCTCGTACGGCACGCAGCTCGGCGGCACCTACGCCCATCTGTTCCCGGGCAACGTGGGGCGGACGGTGCTGGACGCGGTGGTCGATCCGACGGCGGACGCGTTCGGTCACGCGCGCAACCAGACCACCGGCTTCCAGCGCGCCCTGGACAACTACCTCGAAAGCAGGGGTGAGGACGCCACGGAAGGCACGGCGCGCATAGCGGCGCTGCTGGCGCGGATCGACAGGAAGTCGCTGCCCGCCGACGACGACCGTGAGCTGAATCAGAGCCTCGCACTCACCGGCATCGTCCTGTCGCTCTACTCGGAGAGCATGTGGCCCGATCTCACCGAGGGCCTCGAGGAGGCGGAGCGGCGCGGCCGCGGCAGCAAGCTGCTGGCCCTGGCCGACGCCTACAACGACCGCACCGAGAGCGGCACTTACGGCACGCAGAGCCACTCGCAGCGGGCGATCTCCTGTGTGGACACCAAGCAGCGCCCGACGCCCGCGCAGGCGAAGGCGCTGCTGCCGGAGTTCAGGAAGATATCCCCGGTGTTCGGCCCGTTCCTGGCCTGGGACACGGCGGGCTGGTGCGCGCAGTGGCCGGTGCCCGGGGAGCGGGACACGACCGACGCGAGCGCGAAGGGCGCGGGGCCGATCCTGGTCGTGGGCACGACCGGCGACCCGGCGACGCCCTACGAGGGGGCACGCCGCATGGCGGACGCCCTCGGAAAGGGCGTCGGCGTCCTGCTCACCAACAAGGGCGAGGGCCACGGCGGTTACAGCCCGTCCAACACGTGCGTCGCGAAGATCGTGGACGACTACCTGCTGGACGGCAAGGTTCCGGCGGACGGCGGGACGTGCGGTTAG
- a CDS encoding alpha/beta hydrolase, translating into MPTSPTGRPEGSTDAGDDDGRDAVWRRGGVVRRAGTVLAAATASMILVTAGCSHGDADSGGEERDRDLGAQTLDWQPCPAPSEAEGGGTAPSPLPGGTKWECSFMEVPRDYAQPDGDTIELALIRAKARDQARRIGSLIFNFGGPGGSGVSTLPAAAGDFEKLRARYDLVSFDPRGVGRSQPVECLGDRELDTYYAQDATPDTPAEEKAYTDNLRTYDSGCEKNSGVDLPHVGTVNAARDMDLMRQVLGDDKLHYFGISYGTELGGVYAHLFPKNVGRAVFDAVVDPTSSYEEGSLGQARGFQLALTNFAKDCVARGDACQLPGSTPEEIQDFIIDLQNRLEKKPIRGMGDRMLTQTQATNGIAQALYSKEYWPLLEQGLDEADGGNGALLLALSDALNGRNREGQYSNLQAANAAVNCVDFKERFTLEQTKAQLPEFRKTSPVFGDYLGWGLLSCSQWPVAGEWETPDVSAPGAAPIVVIGNTGDPATPYAGAKAMAEELGKGVGIELTYEGEGHGAYNGGSTCVQGAVDQYLLEGKVPAAGTVCR; encoded by the coding sequence ATGCCGACCTCCCCCACCGGCCGCCCCGAGGGCAGCACCGACGCGGGCGACGACGACGGCCGAGACGCCGTGTGGCGCCGCGGCGGCGTCGTCCGGCGCGCCGGCACCGTGCTCGCCGCCGCGACCGCCTCCATGATCCTCGTCACCGCCGGCTGCTCCCACGGCGACGCCGACAGCGGCGGCGAGGAACGGGACCGGGACCTCGGCGCCCAGACCCTGGACTGGCAGCCGTGCCCGGCCCCCTCGGAGGCGGAGGGCGGCGGCACCGCTCCCTCGCCACTGCCCGGCGGCACCAAGTGGGAGTGCTCGTTCATGGAAGTGCCGCGCGACTACGCGCAGCCGGACGGGGACACCATCGAGCTGGCCCTCATCCGGGCGAAGGCCCGTGACCAGGCCCGGCGGATCGGCTCGCTGATCTTCAACTTCGGCGGTCCCGGCGGCTCCGGCGTCAGCACCCTGCCCGCCGCGGCGGGCGACTTCGAGAAGTTGCGCGCCCGCTACGACCTGGTGAGCTTCGACCCGCGCGGCGTCGGCCGCAGCCAGCCCGTCGAATGCCTCGGCGACCGGGAGCTCGACACGTACTACGCCCAGGACGCAACCCCGGACACCCCCGCGGAGGAGAAGGCGTACACCGACAACCTCCGTACGTACGACTCCGGCTGCGAGAAGAACTCGGGCGTGGACCTGCCGCACGTCGGCACCGTCAACGCGGCCCGGGACATGGATCTGATGCGCCAGGTCCTCGGCGACGACAAACTCCACTACTTCGGCATCTCCTACGGCACGGAACTCGGAGGCGTCTACGCGCACCTGTTCCCGAAGAACGTGGGACGGGCCGTCTTCGACGCCGTGGTCGACCCCACCAGCAGTTACGAGGAGGGCTCGCTCGGCCAGGCCAGAGGCTTCCAGCTGGCGCTCACCAACTTCGCCAAGGACTGCGTCGCGCGCGGCGACGCCTGCCAGCTGCCGGGCAGCACACCCGAGGAGATCCAGGACTTCATCATCGATCTCCAGAACCGGCTGGAGAAGAAGCCGATCCGCGGGATGGGCGACCGCATGCTCACCCAGACCCAGGCGACCAACGGCATCGCGCAGGCCCTCTACTCCAAGGAGTACTGGCCGCTGCTGGAACAGGGACTCGACGAGGCCGACGGCGGCAACGGCGCGCTGCTCCTCGCCCTGTCCGACGCGCTGAACGGCCGCAACAGGGAGGGCCAGTACAGCAACCTCCAGGCGGCCAACGCGGCCGTCAACTGCGTCGACTTCAAGGAGAGGTTCACGCTGGAGCAGACGAAGGCCCAGCTCCCCGAGTTCCGCAAGACCTCGCCGGTGTTCGGCGACTACCTCGGCTGGGGCCTGCTGAGCTGCAGCCAGTGGCCCGTGGCCGGAGAGTGGGAGACGCCCGATGTCAGCGCGCCGGGCGCGGCCCCGATCGTCGTGATCGGCAACACCGGGGATCCGGCGACCCCGTACGCGGGCGCCAAGGCGATGGCGGAGGAGCTCGGCAAGGGCGTCGGCATCGAGCTGACCTACGAGGGCGAGGGGCACGGCGCCTACAACGGCGGAAGCACCTGTGTGCAGGGCGCGGTGGACCAGTACCTCCTGGAAGGAAAGGTTCCGGCCGCCGGGACCGTCTGTCGGTAG